The window ATGGTTGGGTAGAATTTCAATACATAAATGGCTTGATGATCACGGGTGGTGGAACATTCGATGGGCAAGGAGCTTTAGCTTGGCCACACAATAAATGCCCTAAGACGGTGAAATGCAAGCTCTTACCAACAGTAAGTTTATCTTTCATAGCTAGTTTCCAACAATACATGCATGAAGATGAATATTGAGAAGAAATGACTAGTTGGGTTTCTTTGAATCACAGTCCTTAAGGTTCAGCTTTCTTACGGACACAACCATTCGTAGTATATCTTCAGTTAACAGCAAGCTCTTCCACATGAACATGTTCAACTGCAAGAACATCAAGATCCAGTCTATTAACATTTCTGCGCCTGGAGACAGCCCTAACACAGATGGTATCCACATAGGAGACTCAAGTGGGGTAAAGATCTCTCGTTCTATGATAGGCACGGGTGACGATTGCATATCCATTGGGCCTGGCAACTCCAATATCTCCATCTCCAATGTATTATGTGGACCAGGGCATGGTATCAGTATTGGCAGCCTTGGAAAATATCCCAACGAAGGTGATGTTGTCGGTGTAAATGTAAGGAATTGCACACTCACAGGCACCACCAATGGCATAAGGATCAAGACATGGCAAGACTCTTCTATTTTATCTGCATCGAATTTCAAGTTCCAAGATATAGTCATGAACAATGTCTATAATCCAATCATCATAGACCAAGAGTATTGCCCATATACTTCTTGTGCCCAAGAGGTATTTTACTAACTCGTCATGAGTGTGTTTTAGAATTCTCCaagaatttaaaaatgaaaagaaatactaacttattgcattggttTTGTGTTCTATCTTTTCTCGCTTCCAGTCTCCTTCTCGCGTTAAGATCAGTGATATTAGCTTCATGAACATCCATGGTAGTTCAAGATCTCAAGTAGCAGTCAATCTCTTGTGCAGTAAAGGCGTGCCATGTCAGAATGTGGAACTAAGAAACATTAACCTGGTGTATAATGGATTGGGTGGACCTGCCACATCCTCATGTTCTAACATCAAGGGAACTTCCTTTGGCCCACAAAGTCCTCCATCTTGCCTCTAATCCTCTTCATTCTTCCAATAGTTAGTTTCCTAATATTGAAAAAAAAGGATGTAATGTATTTCACTTGTAGGGAGCAGTCACCCTTACCATTATGAGGAGTCTTATTTTTGTACTCCTATTCATGGGTTGATGCATTCAAGTGGGAAGGGTACCCATCTACATTGTTACATCCGCACTTCTAATAAATTTCATTATTTCTTCCATCATTTTATCTCTTCGATAATTTTTGTAAATAATATTaccaaaaatctttgaaattcTATAATGGCTAATAATATGTCAAAATTGATGGTGCTTTCTTTGGGATCAAATTGCATAAACTGCGAATGAACTTTTAAGAAGAAATTAAAACAAATTGATTGAGAGGTATGTAAGTATACCAATAGTTAGGATGAACTTAAGATTGTGACCCACCCAAGTATCTAAGTGGCTTGAAATTTCATTGGGACAATTTTTGTGATGGTGAGTTTGATATATGCTTTGGATTTCGAACATAGGGCACACATGATGTTTATTGTCAGGTGTCTTCAATCTATCTAAAATAGGGtctattgatggcattgatagaccactcgatgacatcaagccTATGTAGATCCCATCGACAGTCTAATCGGTCCTAtcaagaaatttcaaaaaatttccaTCGCTAAAAAGTTTTTGGAATGCTACTTGATCCTATCAACAGGCCCTAGCTCGATAGTTATTGATCCTATGGACAAACGCGCatgattttgtttcctaattcggTTAAAATTCTATGTATGGGGTTGTAAATGAGGGAATTATGGCGAACCACATACAAGGGGCTTTTATAGAAAGAGGGAGAGCAAAGATATAGTTTTATGAATGGAATTTAGGGTTGTTCAAATCGGTAAATCCATCATTTCTcttgtaatttcattttcataATGGATTCGATGTCGcattgtgctgtggttttttcccacaagggttttccacttAAAAATAGTGTGATATCTGTGTGTTTGTGTTGCATTTGATTTCATCTTGTTTAATTAAATCCAGGTTTGCTTCCACATGATCCCTAATAAGTGGTTTCAGAGAAAAATGTTGTGGTTTTGAGTTTTAATACGAAACATATCGATGAAAGGGTCTTACATGAAGTACGATATGGAGAAATTCGCCAATATAAACAACTTTGAACTATGTAAGCTTAAGATGAGAGGCCTTCTATTTTAGAAAGGATTGCAACATGCTCTCCTTGGTAAGGCGAAGCATCCTACATCTATGAGTGAGGAAGAGTGGGATGAACTTGATGAGAGGGTTATAACCTCAATCAAATTATGTTTAGTGGACAACACTCTCTACAATGTCCTGGATCAAAAGACCGCCATAGGGGTAAGGACAAAGCTAGATAGTTTGTATATGAAGAAATCCCTAGGTAGTCATCTATATCTTAAGAAACAGTTCTATAATCTTAAGATAGGTGTCTGATATCAATGAATAAATGAGCATATTCAGTGAATTTCTTTATAAACTGATGAATGCAGGGTTAAGATTGGAGAATAAGGTCAAggcttaattatatatgttgatTCGCTTCCATCGTCTTACGAGAATTTCATAGACACTTTAATCCACGGTAAGAATACCAATGATGTTGAAActatcatctcaacccttcataaAAAGCAATTGAGAAGGAAAGACAGTGGTAAGGGTACCTCTACAGATGCGTTGGTTGTCAGGGGAAGGAATTGTTAATGGGAGAAGGGAAATTCTCAATCGAGATTCAAGTTGAAAGGGAAGGGAGACATGACATGACATGACATGACAAATAAAGAAAGATAATCAGAAATCGTAGGCATAGAAGGGAGAAAAATATGATAATATGCCAAAGGAAGCTAACATAGTGGAATCCAGTGAAGAAGTTGATGGTGGTGATGTTTTAACCGCATTCAAATTCGGGTATCTCAGTAACAAGTGGGTTTTGGAAAGGGGGCCTCATACCATATGACTTTTTAATAAgattggttcaccagctacaacGAGTGTGATGGTGTACAAGTGTTTATGGATAATGTAATTGCCTATAAGGTTATTGGTGTTGGTTTTGTGTGCATTAGGATGTTTGATAGGGTGAAGTATATCTTGATAGAGGTGAGGCATGTTCCTGACCTTAGGAAGAATCTAATCTCGCTTTGGGTATTGGAGGCACTTGGGTGTAAGTTCACAGGTTTTGATCAGGTTCTTAAAGTTTCTAAAGGAGCACTTATAATAATGAAAGCACAATAGAGTGGTAACCATTACAAGTTAATCAGGAATACTGTATTAGGTGGAGATACAACATCTATAGTGCTATTCACATTGCCACATTTGTGGCATGCACATCTAGGCCACATGAACGAGCACGATATAAAGGTACTTTATAATCATTCTTGAATTCTTatatttaaaagcattgattttaatatatacgAGTATTATATATAGGTAAACAATCACGACTAACTTTTAATACTAGAAAGTATGTTTATAAGGGTATACTAGAGTATATGCATTTAGTTGTATAGGGTTGTCACCCGTTGTAAAGGTATATTaggaaagtgtgggtttattttttaaaaaatatatttgatgTATTCATCACATTAAAAGTGTGAAATGTGATGGTTGAGAAGTAGATATGACAGAAACTAAAAGTTCTAAGAACATACAATGGAAGTGAATTCATTTCAAAGGAATTTAACCAGTTTTATAAAGATGGGGGGATTGTGAGGCATAATATAGTGAGACTCATACCTAAGAAGAATGGTGTAGCAgaatgaatgaatcaaactctctttgtaacatcctgaattttcactaccAAATTCAGATTGAtctgagaaagaaagaagaagaaatccaaGAAAAGAACTGCCGGTTGAGAACAACGATACAACGGACGTTTTTTTGACTATGCAAATGAAGATTTGCATAAGGAGCCTATTCGTTTTCCTTGCTCGTGTAAACGATTTTGCGTAAGGAGTTTGCAGGAAGAGTTTAGAGACTCTTGCGCCTATAatactccctcgtttgatgatgGGAGGAAATCATAGtaaggacgagagagagagagagagagagagagagagagagaggaatcatACATCAACAACAAGAAGTGAAGAAAGAAGGCAAGAGGTCGAGTGTCGTTTGACTCAACGACTCGTTGAGTTGCCGAGTAAGGACCCAATGTAGGTCCTGAGCCCAACCTTTCCCTCTCCTATATTTCCTTCTCTCCCTCCTTATTGATAACTTGACCTAAGTTATTTTAGATCAAGCCAAAGTCCGTCAGCTCGACTCGAGAAACTCAAAGATTATGCAGAGATctaaccatccaaactgttaaacACTAGGTTATAATTCAGTCTTACGACATATACTCATACTCGAGGAAGAAACAAcattagaggtgagggttttatcctttaagcttactttaatgTAAGTTGGTGTCAATTATATTGCCTTTTACCTGTTCTTATAATTCTCTCTGGAAttgtttaatttatcatcaacaattattTTCCCTTTGAGATTGTGGTATGATATTGATTTCGAGTGATTTTTACGAATTATGTGGACGATGGATACAA of the Magnolia sinica isolate HGM2019 chromosome 7, MsV1, whole genome shotgun sequence genome contains:
- the LOC131250594 gene encoding exopolygalacturonase-like; translation: MARKKKSQSQSTLFLIQGMDLKWNLRLACLLFLFAWVAKATSPAKVFNVKDFGAIADGKTDNSKAFLDAWKEVCFWDGMGRLLIPKGIFLVGPVVFKGPCKGPVTFQVSGVVKAPSLEQFKSDGWVEFQYINGLMITGGGTFDGQGALAWPHNKCPKTVKCKLLPTSLRFSFLTDTTIRSISSVNSKLFHMNMFNCKNIKIQSINISAPGDSPNTDGIHIGDSSGVKISRSMIGTGDDCISIGPGNSNISISNVLCGPGHGISIGSLGKYPNEGDVVGVNVRNCTLTGTTNGIRIKTWQDSSILSASNFKFQDIVMNNVYNPIIIDQEYCPYTSCAQESPSRVKISDISFMNIHGSSRSQVAVNLLCSKGVPCQNVELRNINLVYNGLGGPATSSCSNIKGTSFGPQSPPSCL